The Streptomyces durmitorensis genome contains the following window.
GCGATCCGCTCAAGGACGTTCAGGCCCTGGGCGATGTACGCCTGATCATGGCGAACGGCAAGATGGTGGACCATGAGTGAGTCATCGGCACATCCCGCCAAGCCCGTCCAAGCGCTGATCGTCGTCGACATGCAGTCCGCCTTCGTCACCGGAGAAGGCGCCGTGCCCGAAGCGGCCCGCGTCCTGGCCCGGACGACCGACCTGATCACGCGGGCCCGCGCCGCGGGCGCCCTCGTCGTACAGCTCCAGAACGACGGAGAGCCGGGGTCCGTCGACGAACCCGGCACTCAGGGCTGGGAGATACACCTTCCGGCGGACGCCGACCGCGGCGAGAGGGTCCTGCGCAAGACCGTCGACGACGGCTTCGAGGAGACCGGACTCGCGGACCTGCTCGCCGATTCGGGCGTGCGGGACCTGGCCATCTGCGGGGTGCAGTCCGAGATGTGCGTGCTGGCGACCGCGCGCAGTGCCCTGGAACTGGACTTCCGTGTCGTCCTGCCGCACGACGCACACGCGACGTACGACATCCCGGCCGCAGAGGGCATCAGCGACGTGGTCCCGGCGGCGATGGTGTCCCGGGTGGCCGAATGGGCCCTCGGCGACGAGGTGGAGATCGTCGCGAGGGCCCAGGACGTCGACTTCACCAAGCCGTAGGCCCGGCGGCCGTAGGGGTCAGCGGGCGGTGTACGCGCCGTCCACCAGGTGGTAGCTGCCGTGGATGAACGAGGCCCGCTCCGAGAGCAGGAACACGATCAGCTCGGCGACCTCCTCGGAGTGACCGAGGCGGCCCGCCGGGTGCAGGGAGACGAGCGCGTCGTACGCCTCCTTGTCCATGTTCTGCAGGAGCGGCGTCTCGATGAAGCCGGGGCCGACCGCGTTCACGCGGACGCCCTTCGACGCGTACTCGGCGGCGGCGGTCTTGGTGAGGCCGACGACGCCGTGCTTGGCGGCGACGTAGGCGGGGGAGCCCGCGAAGCCGACGGAGCCGAGTATCGAGGCGACGTTCACGATGGCGCCCGCGCCCGCGGCTTCCAGGACGGGGAGTTCATAGCGCATGGAGTAGAAGACGCCGTCGAGGTTCGTGCGGACGACGCGGTTGTAGACGTCGATGTCGTACGCGCCCGTCGGCTTGCTCTCGCCGCCGATGCCCGCGTTGTTCACGGCGAGGTCGAGCCCGCCGAACGTGTCGACGGCGAATCGCACGGCGGCCTCGACCGACGCGGGCTCGGTGACGTCCACGGCGACCGCGGCGGCCTTCACGCCCTCCGACAGGAGCTGCGCGGCGGCCTTCTCGGCGCCCTCGGCGTTGAAGTCGGCGATGACGACGTTCGCGCCGCCCTGGCCGAGGCGGCGGGCGGTGGCCAGACCGATGCCGGATGCGGCGCCCGTGACCAGGGCGGTCCTGCCCGCGAACTCGGTGGCGTAGTCGGGGACGGTGGTGGCGGGGGTGGTGCTCATGGTGCTCTTCACTTTCCTCATGCGATGTGGGAGGCCGCGAGGGCTGCCTCTTGGGTCAGGACGGCGTAGGCCCGCTCCACATGTGCGGTGAGGTCTGCGTCGTGTCCGTGCGTGCCGCGTGCCCAGCTGCGCAGGGCGGCGGTCAGCACTCCGGCGGCGGCACCGACGACGACGGCCGGGCGCTGGTCCCGGACGGGGTCGGTGCCGAGCCGGTCGGCGATGATCCGGACGGACTCGTCCTGGGCGTCGACCCGGACGCGTTCGTACGCGGCGAACAGTGCGGGTTCCGTGTCGACGAGGGCGAGCAGCGCCCGCGTCCGGGCCCGGCGGTGCAGGCCCGGGGTCTTTGGGTCGGTGAGCCAGTCGCGCACGGCCGCGCGGTAGGCGGCCAGCGGGGGCTCGTCGGCGGGGCGGGTGCGCAGGGCCGCGTTGATGCGGTCGCCGTCGGCGCGGGTGAAGTCGAGCGCCGCGGCCTCCTTGCTGCCGAAGTGGCGGCTGAAGGTGCGGCGCGTGACGTCGGCGCGCTCGGCGACGGCCTCCACGGTGACGGCCGCGAGGCCGTGCTCCAGGATCAGGTCGATGGCCGCGTCGGCGAGCGCTTCCCGGGTCTGCCGGGCCTTGCGCTGCCTGCGGTCCTCGCCGCCCCGGTCGGTGGCCGGGGCTCCTGGGCCGGATTCCGTCGCCTTGTTCATGTCTTCGACTGTACACCCGCGATGTCCCAATGGGACATCTGTCCCGTCGGGACTCAATCGGAGGCTGATGCGGCACGCAGATCGAAGACGCCGTACCCGAATCCTCGCGCCGTGACGGTGCCGCTCCCGGCCTCCACGCCGTCCGCCTCCAGGGCCCGAGGGGCCGTCGAGCCCACGGCATCGGTGGTGAACGCCGCCGGTGTGCTGCGGGGATTGATCACCACGAGATGGCGCCCGCCCCTGACGTACACGAACGGATAGCCGCTGTGCAGCACCTCCACCGAGCCGTCGGGGCCCAGCTCCGGGGAGGCCTTGCGCAGGGCGATCAGGCGGCGCACGAGGTGCAGCAGGGACGTGTCGTCGGCCTGTTGGGCGGCCACGTCGGGGCGCTGCGGGTCGGGGTCGACGGGGAGATAGAGACGGTCGGCCGTGGCGGTGGAGAAACCGGCGTTCGCGCTGTCGTCCCACTGCATGGGGGTGCGCGAGCCCGCGCGGTTGTAGTGCGGCCCGAGCACGCTGCCCTCGGTGTCGGGCAGGCCCGGGATGTAGCGCATGCCGATCTCGTCGCCGTAGTAGATCGCCGGGAGCGTGGGCCAGGTGAGCTGGAAGGCGAACGCCGCCGGAAGCTGCTCGGCCGTGCGCGGGCCGCAGTTGAGGCGGGAGAAGTCGTGATTGGAGGTGGGCAGCGAGATGTGCCCTGCGTCGCCGATGGCCTCGCGGGCCGCCCGCCACGCCTCGACGAACGTACGCGCCGAGCCCTTGCCGCTCGGGTCGAAGAAGCAGTCGACGGGGTCCCACTCCTCGGATGCGGTGCCCTCGCCGTTGTTCCACAGCGAGCGCAGGGGGCCGCCGTTGGTGGGTCCGCCGAACTGCAGGAAGAAGTCGACGTGGAACCCGGCCGGCACGGACACGGCCGGATCGCCCCACTCCGAGAGCAGCACCGCGTCCGGGTGGGCGGTGTCCAGCCAGCCGCGCAGCTCGGTCCACACCTCGGTCGTGGCCCTGCGGTCCGGGTCGTCCTTGACGAGGGAGTGCGCCATGTCGACGCGGAATCCGGCGAGGCCCAGGCGCAGCCAGTGGTCCATGATGTCGCGCAGGGCGGCCCGGTTGGCGCGCGGCCCCTCGGCGTCGACCGGCTGCCGCCACGGCTCGGCCGGATCCCTGCGCGCGTAACCGAAGTTGAGGGCGGGCTGGGAGTCGAAGAAGTTCGGCAGATACGCGCCGGGACGGCTCCCCGGGGACGGCACGAAACCGTTCGGAAGGCCCTCGGGCGCCCAGATGTAGCGGTGGTCGCCCGGGTCGTCGGTCGACGCGGTGAACCACGGATGCCGGTCGGATGTGTGCCCGGCCACCAGATCGAGCAGCACCCGGATCCCGCGCCGCCCCGCCTGTGCCACCAGCCTGGCCAGGTCGTCGTCCGTGCCGTAACGCGGCGCCAGGGAAAGGTAGTCGGAGACGTCGTACCCGGCGTCGCGGAACGGCGAGGTGAAGCAGGGGTTGATCCAGACGGCGTTGACCCCCAGCCAGGCCAGATGGTCCAGGTGCGCGGTGATGCCGTTGAAGTCGCCGATGCCGTCGCCGTCGGAGTCGGCGAAGGACTGCGGATAGATCTGGTAGAAGACGGCGTCGGAGAGCCAGGCGGGGGCGGGACGGAACGAAGTCATGGAAGGGGTGCGGCCTTTCCCTCGGGTGCATGCGGTTGAGGCGGGCGGGGCTGAGGCGTATGCCCCTCCAGCGTCACGGCCATGAGCGCCTCCGTCCAGCACACCTCCCTTCCCTGCCCTCGGCGTGCGGCGGCGTGTGTCGGCGTGCGGCGCCGGTGAGGCATGGTGGTTGTCCCGCCGCGGGCCGGGGTAGGTCCGCCCGGTGCTTTCCTTACCGGGCCACGTCCCGCCGCTGAGCGATCACTTCGCCGCCGAGGGGTATCTGCGACTGCCGTCGCTCATCCCGCCGCACCTGTTGGAGGAGCTGACGCGGGAGGTGGAGCGGCTGGAGAAGCTGGCGGTGCGCAGGGACTTCGCCATGGCGTCGACGGACGATTCGCCCCGCCACATGACCACCCTCGGCGGCCACACCATCGCCAGGGAATCCGTCCTGATCCCGCGTCTGTACGGTGACGGCGAACTCCTGGCCTGGCTCGGCGCGGTCGCGTCCCTGGCCGCGGTCGAGGTCGCCGACCCTCTGGAGCGGCACGTCCTGAACATCCTGCACCGGCCCGGCGACACCCACGGGGCCCACACCGACGACTACCCCCTGGCCCTGGTGCTCTTCATCGAGGCGCCGGACGACCCGGCAGACGGCGGCCTGCTGCACTACACCCCGCGCACGGGCGTCCTGGACGCCCTGCACACCGCCGCCGCCCAGGCGCACCACAGGAGCGGCGACGGCTACCTCCTGCGGGCCGACACCACGGCCCATCGCGTCACCGCACTGCGCAGGCCGGGCATCCGCCGCACGGTGCTGAACTTCGCCTACACCACCCCTGACCGGCAACAAGCGCGCACGTCGACGGCCTCCCACCTGTACGCGCCCTAGACCGGCAGCGCGCACACGGCCAGCGGTGCCGCGAACGGCGCGCCCGTCAGGCGCAGTTGGCCGTCCTTGCCCACCTGGAAGACGCTCACCGAACTCGACTTCTGGTTCGCCGCGAACAGCAGTCGCTGGGAGGGCGAGAAGGCGATGTGCCGGGGGAAGTCCCCGCCGACGGGGACGGTGTCGAGCAGCCGCAGCCTGGCGCCGCCCTCTTCGATCGCGTACCGCGTGAGGCTGTTGTGCCCGCGATTGGCGAGGAAGGCGAAGGCGCCCTCGCGCGTGACGAGCAACTGCGCCGGATAGCTCGTGCCTTCGCCCGTCCCGGTGGACTGCGGCGCACCCGGCGTCAGCCGCCCGCTCGCGGGGTCGTACCCGCAGACGACCACGGTGTTGTCGACCTCGTTCGCCAGATAGGCGAAGCGTCCGGAGGGGTGGAAGGTGAGGTGGCGCGGTCCCGCGCCCGGTCGCAGGGTGGCGTACGAGACCTGGGTGAGCTTCCCCTTCTTCGTGTCGAGGCGGTAGCTGTAGACGGCGTCGTTGCCCAGGTCGACGGCCAGGAGGTGCCCGCCGTCCGGGCTGGTCACGATCTGGTGCGCGTGCGGCCCGTCCTGCCCCGGGCCGGGAGGCGGGCTGGAGTGGGTGACCGAGTCGGTCAACTCGCCCAGCGCGCCCGAACCCTGGATCGGATGGACGGCCACGCTCCCCGAGAGGTAGTTCGCGCTGAGCAGCCAGCGCCCGCTCGGGTGCACGGACAGATGGCAGGGCCCGGCACCGCCGGTGCCTCGCGAGCCGAGGACTTCGGGACCCGAGGCCGAGAGCGCGATCGCGGTCACACCGCCCCTCTCCCGCTCGTTGACGGCGTAGAGCGTCCGGCCCGAAGGATGGAGGCAGAGGTAGGACGGATCGGGTACGCCGGCGAGGGTGCCGGTGCCGGTGATGCGTCCGGTCGCGTCGTCGTACGTCGCCAGACCGAGGCCGGTGCCGCCGCCGGACTGGCTGGTGTACGTGCCCAGGAACAGCTGCCGTGTGCGGCGCGGCGGCCGTTCGGGGGAGAGGGCGGACGCCGAGGCGGATGCGGGCGTGGCGACAGCGGCGGCGGCAGCCGTGGCGGCGACGGCTCC
Protein-coding sequences here:
- a CDS encoding isochorismatase family protein, whose product is MSESSAHPAKPVQALIVVDMQSAFVTGEGAVPEAARVLARTTDLITRARAAGALVVQLQNDGEPGSVDEPGTQGWEIHLPADADRGERVLRKTVDDGFEETGLADLLADSGVRDLAICGVQSEMCVLATARSALELDFRVVLPHDAHATYDIPAAEGISDVVPAAMVSRVAEWALGDEVEIVARAQDVDFTKP
- a CDS encoding SDR family NAD(P)-dependent oxidoreductase; this translates as MSTTPATTVPDYATEFAGRTALVTGAASGIGLATARRLGQGGANVVIADFNAEGAEKAAAQLLSEGVKAAAVAVDVTEPASVEAAVRFAVDTFGGLDLAVNNAGIGGESKPTGAYDIDVYNRVVRTNLDGVFYSMRYELPVLEAAGAGAIVNVASILGSVGFAGSPAYVAAKHGVVGLTKTAAAEYASKGVRVNAVGPGFIETPLLQNMDKEAYDALVSLHPAGRLGHSEEVAELIVFLLSERASFIHGSYHLVDGAYTAR
- a CDS encoding TetR/AcrR family transcriptional regulator; translated protein: MNKATESGPGAPATDRGGEDRRQRKARQTREALADAAIDLILEHGLAAVTVEAVAERADVTRRTFSRHFGSKEAAALDFTRADGDRINAALRTRPADEPPLAAYRAAVRDWLTDPKTPGLHRRARTRALLALVDTEPALFAAYERVRVDAQDESVRIIADRLGTDPVRDQRPAVVVGAAAGVLTAALRSWARGTHGHDADLTAHVERAYAVLTQEAALAASHIA
- a CDS encoding alpha-amylase family glycosyl hydrolase — its product is MTSFRPAPAWLSDAVFYQIYPQSFADSDGDGIGDFNGITAHLDHLAWLGVNAVWINPCFTSPFRDAGYDVSDYLSLAPRYGTDDDLARLVAQAGRRGIRVLLDLVAGHTSDRHPWFTASTDDPGDHRYIWAPEGLPNGFVPSPGSRPGAYLPNFFDSQPALNFGYARRDPAEPWRQPVDAEGPRANRAALRDIMDHWLRLGLAGFRVDMAHSLVKDDPDRRATTEVWTELRGWLDTAHPDAVLLSEWGDPAVSVPAGFHVDFFLQFGGPTNGGPLRSLWNNGEGTASEEWDPVDCFFDPSGKGSARTFVEAWRAAREAIGDAGHISLPTSNHDFSRLNCGPRTAEQLPAAFAFQLTWPTLPAIYYGDEIGMRYIPGLPDTEGSVLGPHYNRAGSRTPMQWDDSANAGFSTATADRLYLPVDPDPQRPDVAAQQADDTSLLHLVRRLIALRKASPELGPDGSVEVLHSGYPFVYVRGGRHLVVINPRSTPAAFTTDAVGSTAPRALEADGVEAGSGTVTARGFGYGVFDLRAASASD
- a CDS encoding HalD/BesD family halogenase; its protein translation is MLSLPGHVPPLSDHFAAEGYLRLPSLIPPHLLEELTREVERLEKLAVRRDFAMASTDDSPRHMTTLGGHTIARESVLIPRLYGDGELLAWLGAVASLAAVEVADPLERHVLNILHRPGDTHGAHTDDYPLALVLFIEAPDDPADGGLLHYTPRTGVLDALHTAAAQAHHRSGDGYLLRADTTAHRVTALRRPGIRRTVLNFAYTTPDRQQARTSTASHLYAP
- a CDS encoding lactonase family protein; the encoded protein is MAAEMNSGSDSRSEASGWGRRGFIGAVAATAAAAAVATPASASASALSPERPPRRTRQLFLGTYTSQSGGGTGLGLATYDDATGRITGTGTLAGVPDPSYLCLHPSGRTLYAVNERERGGVTAIALSASGPEVLGSRGTGGAGPCHLSVHPSGRWLLSANYLSGSVAVHPIQGSGALGELTDSVTHSSPPPGPGQDGPHAHQIVTSPDGGHLLAVDLGNDAVYSYRLDTKKGKLTQVSYATLRPGAGPRHLTFHPSGRFAYLANEVDNTVVVCGYDPASGRLTPGAPQSTGTGEGTSYPAQLLVTREGAFAFLANRGHNSLTRYAIEEGGARLRLLDTVPVGGDFPRHIAFSPSQRLLFAANQKSSSVSVFQVGKDGQLRLTGAPFAAPLAVCALPV